From the genome of Pelmatolapia mariae isolate MD_Pm_ZW linkage group LG12, Pm_UMD_F_2, whole genome shotgun sequence, one region includes:
- the LOC134638240 gene encoding uncharacterized protein LOC134638240, giving the protein MSVQFYGWEVVDDGASFTGVLLEPSQRPQNRGVYTMYHGTSVASARLIIANGFNQSSSGMLGRGVYVSRDKKKAASYPKNCIASNRVVLELRVRVGRVKRIDKDNHPMQLTWHAHGYDTAWVPPKCGMISVKSGMEEDCVFDPKRVTVVAIANAPDTIRKELQERLAKTSKKSGRGDGDSADVCPLCKRKTQQGAQHIKQQCWKCGQNLCILMSKHVCPGRPWMSLQFFGWEVTYDDESPSVELTASQAPKDKGVYTMYHGTSIANARLILASGFQQSQGGMLGKGVYVSRDKKKAERYPLNNSPTDRVVLELRVRVGRVKRIDKDNHPMQYTWSTQGYDTAWVPPNCGMKAVPSGLEEDCVFDPKRVTVVGIAKAPHNVQTELKELVTKNISHSSTVPGGVVYGAAALDVCSLCKRRQQQSPHITTPCWGCGQNICILMSKHVCPVRV; this is encoded by the exons ATGTCGGTGCAATTCTATGGCTGGGAGGTGGTAGACGATGGTGCCTCTTTTACTGGTGTGTTGCTAGAGCCGTCGCAGAGACCTCAGAACCGGGGAGTCTACACTATGTACCATGGGACCAGCGTTGCCAGTGCACGTCTCATTATTGCAAATGGCTTTAATCAATCATCAAGTGGCATGCTGGGAAGGGGTGTCTATGTCAGCCGTGATAAGAAAAAAGCAGCCAGTTATCCAAAGAACTGCATCGCTTCAAACCGTGTGGTCCTCGAGCTGCGTGTACGCGTTGGCCGCGTCAAACGTATTGACAAGGACAACCATCCTATGCAGCTCACATGGCACGCACATGGCTACGACACTGCCTGGGTGCCCCCCAAATGTGGCATGATATCTGTGAAAAGCGGCATGGAGGAAGATTGTGTGTTTGATCCCAAAAGAGTGACTGTGGTGGCCATTGCAAATGCACCAGATACCATAAGGAAAGAGCTTCAGGAGCGTCTTGCAAAAACATCCAAAAAGTCTGGAAGAGGAGATGGTGATTCTGCTGATGTGTGTCCCCTTTGCAAGAGAAAGACACAGCAGGGCGCCCAACATATCAAGCAACAGTGCTGGAAGTGTGGGCAGAACCTCTGTATTCTTATGTCCAAGCACGTCTGTCCAGGAAGACCATG GATGTCGCTACAGTTCTTTGGATGGGAGGTTACCTATGATGATGAGTCTCCCAGTGTGGAGCTGACAGCCTCCCAGGCACCCAAAGATAAGGGTGTCTACACCATGTACCATGGTACCAGCATTGCCAATGCACGTCTCATCCTTGCCAGTGGCTTTCAGCAGTCGCAGGGGGGCATGCTAGGAAAGGGTGTGTACGTCAGCCGTGATAAGAAAAAGGCAGAACGTTATCCATTGAACAACAGCCCTACAGACCGTGTGGTCCTCGAGTTACGCGTGCGTGTTGGCCGTGTCAAACGCATTGACAAGGACAACCATCCTATGCAGTACACTTGGAGCACGCAGGGATATGACACTGCTTGGGTACCCCCTAACTGTGGGATGAAAGCTGTGCCCAGCGGCCTGGAAGAGGACTGTGTGTTTGACCCCAAAAGAGTGACAGTCGTGGGCATTGCAAAGGCTCCACACAATGTGCAGACAGAACTTAAGGAGCTGGTGACTAAGAACATCAGCCATTCCAGCACAGTCCCAGGTGGAGTAGTGTATGGTGCTGCTGCTTTGGACGTGTGTTCACTATGCAAACGCAGGCAGCAGCAGTCTCCACACATCACGACACCATGCTGGGGCTGTGGGCAAAACATCTGTATTCTTATGAGCAAACATGTATGTCCAGTTAGAGTTTGA